The Lucilia cuprina isolate Lc7/37 chromosome 5, ASM2204524v1, whole genome shotgun sequence genome includes a window with the following:
- the LOC111683880 gene encoding spermine oxidase has translation MSLAPSVARKSLKTARVVVIGAGPSGIAAATKLLESGCQNVIILEAENRIGGRIHTIPFGDSVVDLGAQWCHGEKNNVIYETVQKLKLNVLESTGTVYDDYKCIRSNKEILEENLAEQLKSIAFNSIPERQEGLVDYEGSLGSYLTEKYWCEVEKLPTKVDRTVAVEFLENFKKFESSVEASDHLFEVSGKGHLEYWLCEGDLLLNWRDKGFKTFLDILMKAEDQNPWGVLTKRILLNHRVQNIDWLQDNQVKIRCFNGQVITADHVICTTSLGVLKENHSTLFTPSLPRQKIRAIEGLKLGTVDKFFLEFKEPFGPQDWSGVCFLWQEEELKELRNSELFWLESVFGFYRVSYQPRLWQGWIIGPHACHMESLAEEEVLNGLLWLFRKFFTFPIPQPINFKRTQWFSNASFRGSYTFRSMYTDELRTGAWDLAYPLTDVQGKPKVQFAGESTHNHYYSTVHGAVESGWREAQRLVDFYKLIPAQL, from the coding sequence ATGTCCCTAGCACCTAGTGTTGCACGCAAATCATTAAAAACCGCTCGCGTTGTTGTAATCGGCGCCGGACCATCTGGTATAGCAGCCGCTACAAAATTACTAGAGTCCGGTTGTCAAAATGTAATCATATTAGAAGCAGAGAATCGTATTGGTGGTCGCATACACACTATACCGTTTGGCGATAGTGTGGTCGATTTGGGTGCTCAGTGGTGTCATGGTGAGAAAAATAATGTCATCTATGAGACCgtacaaaaattgaaattaaatgtgTTGGAGAGTACGGGCACTGTCTATGATGACTACAAATGTATTAGATCGAATAAAGAGATTTTGGAGGAAAATCTAGCAGAACAATTAAAATCGATTGCTTTTAATTCTATACCCGAAAGACAAGAGGGTTTAGTGGACTATGAGGGTTCGTTGGGTTCTTATTTGACTGAGAAATATTGGTGTGAGGTGGAAAAATTGCCCACAAAAGTAGATCGTACAGTGGCTGTAGagtttttggaaaactttaagaaatttgaaAGTTCTGTAGAAGCCTCTGATCATCTTTTTGAAGTTTCCGGTAAAGGCCATTTGGAATATTGGCTATGTGAAGGCGACTTGCTGCTGAACTGGAGAGATAAGGGCTTTAAAACTTTTCTGGATATTTTAATGAAAGCTGAGGACCAAAATCCTTGGGGAGTTTTAACAAAACGTATTTTACTCAATCATAGAGTACAAAATATAGATTGGCTTCAAGACAACCAGGTCAAAATACGTTGCTTTAATGGTCAAGTGATAACGGCCGATCATGTTATATGCACTACATCCTTAGgagttttaaaggaaaaccaCTCTACCCTCTTTACTCCTTCACTGCCTAGACAAAAAATTAGAGCCATTGAAGGCTTAAAATTGGGCACAGTTGACAAATTCTTTCTAGAGTTTAAAGAACCTTTTGGCCCTCAAGACTGGTCAGGTGTATGCTTCCTTTGGCAGGAAGAAGAACTTAAGGAATTAAGAAACTCTGAGCTTTTCTGGTTGGAAAGTGTATTTGGTTTCTATCGTGTCTCTTATCAACCCCGACTCTGGCAAGGTTGGATTATAGGTCCACATGCTTGCCATATGGAATCCCTAGCCGAAGAAGAGGTCTTAAATGGTCTTTTATGGTTGTTTAGAAAGTTCTTTACTTTTCCCATACCACAACCCATTAACTTTAAACGCACCCAATGGTTTTCCAATGCCAGTTTTCGTGGCAGCTACACTTTTCGTTCCATGTACACCGATGAGTTACGTACTGGAGCTTGGGATTTGGCGTATCCTTTGACAGATGTTCAGGGTAAACCCAAAGTACAATTTGCTGGTGAGTCTACCCACAATCATTATTATTCTACGGTTCACGGTGCTGTGGAGTCGGGATGGCGTGAAGCTCAACGTTTAGTGGATTTCTATAAGCTGATACCAGCCCAATTGTAA
- the LOC124420234 gene encoding putative uncharacterized protein DDB_G0293878, with protein MGDNCQRIVNTTTTGKDSNNHKYHDYDDNENVDTDNHSGNKNMQNINYFKLNHKNNYNNNKKNSMYYEKDYKQHRAEVGAATPRIDKLPDDNNTVDEQDDENESVYNKPEHDEDGADDDANNDSDININNNYSNINRYIHSYNHKKQTTATKDYTENNNNNNMVNKNSRYNNNNKNNQDFQNENKEEIHPKDMEDEDEWSTSLLTAASSSSSSSSSGGGAITSDEIQPDIIPYPPPPFSQQQQQQYYEHWLLQQYNNKPYQTESLAT; from the exons ATGGGT GATAATTGTCAACGGATTgttaacacaacaacaacaggaaAAGACAGCAACAACCACAAATATCATGACTATGACGACAATGAAAATGTTGACACTGACAACCATAGTGGcaacaaaaatatgcaaaatatcaaCTATTTTAAGCTTAATcataaaaacaactacaataacaataagaaaaacTCAATGTACTATGAGAAGGACTATAAACAACATAGAGCAGAAGTAGGAGCAGCAACTCCACGCATTGATAAACTACCAGACGACAATAATACGGTTGATGAGCAGGATGATGAAAATGAGAGTGTGTATAATAAGCCAGAACATGATGAGGATGGTGCTGACGATGATGCGAATAATGACAGCGACataaacattaacaacaactacagtaATATCAACAGATATATTCACAGCTATAaccacaaaaaacaaacaacagcaacaaaagatTATactgaaaataacaacaacaacaatatggtAAACAAGAACAGCagatataataacaataacaaaaacaatcagGATTTTCAAAATGAGAATAAAGAGGAAATACATCCCAAAGATATGGAGGATGAAGACGAATGGTCAACCTCATTGTTAACAGcagcatcatcatcgtcatcatcatctagTAGTGGTGGTGGGGCCATAACATCGGATGAAATACAACCAGATATAATACCATATCCGCCACCACCATTTTCC cagcagcagcaacaacaatactacGAACACTGGTTACTGCAGCAATACAATAACAAACCATATCAAACAGAAAGTCTGGCAacatag